The following nucleotide sequence is from Ignavibacteriales bacterium.
TTTATGTTTATGTCCTCGAAGCAGACAATATCGGAACAAAAACCGGTAAATTCGCATTGATAAAGTAAGGTGAAAAATGATGAATAAAATTATTGTATTGATGCTTTTGATAACGGTACCAATTTTCGGACAAACGAAAGTCGGCTCAACAGCAGCACCATTTTTAAATGTTGGGATGGGACCCAGGGCAATCTCGATGGGTGGGGCATTTGCCGCAACTGCGAATGATGTATCAACCTTATATTGGAATCCTGCCGGCGCTTCAAGAATGGAATCAAACGGGGCTTTATTCCTCCATTCAACATGGTTTGCCGATATTACGTATAATTGGGCAGGTTCCATAGTCAATCTCGGCTCATATGGGGCAGTCGGCTTAAGTGTCACCTATCTCGATTACGGTAAAATGGAGGTTACTACGCTTTCTGAGCAAGAAGGGACAGGTGAATATTTTTCTGCTCAAGATATTGCACTTTCGATAACTTATTCGTATAATTTAACCGATCGATTTTCGATAGGAATGAACGGTAAATATATAAATCAAAAAATATGGAATTCATCGGCAAGCGCGTTTGCGGTCGATTTAGGCACTCTTTTTATATCCGATTTTTACGGAATTCGGATAGGCGCCTCAATTTCAAATTTCGGAACCGATATGCAACTTGACGGTAAAGATTTATATGTTCTGTATGACATTAATCCAAACATCCACGGAAATAACGATCAGATTCTAACGAAGCTAAAAACAGACACGTATCCGCTGCCGCTCGTTTTTAGGGTAGGTATCGCAAAAGATGTCTCTATCGGTAATCACAGCAGATTAACAATTGCCGCGGACGCGATCCATCCTAATGATAATGCGGAATCTGTGAATTTTGGAGGTGAGTATTCTTTCAACGAAAATATATTCTTTCGTGCAGGTTACAAATCTCTTTTCCTCACAAATTCCGAAGAAGGACTGAACGTAGGATTCGGTTTGAAGTATGAAGTTGCTGATAAAATATTTTTGAACCTCGATTACGCATACCAAGATTTTGGTAAATTAAATTACACACAACAATTTGGGCTGGGGATCCAATTTTAATTAAACTAAATATAATCAAGAATTCATTTCACAAATATAAAGGAGATATATTATGAAGTTCCTTAGTTTACTATTTCTATCGATCTTCGTTTTAACATTGGGCTATGGTGGACCAACTGTTAAGAATGACGATTTGTTTATAGAAGAAGTTCATGCTGACAGTGCTGCGACTGTTGATTTTCAGTGCAACATGGGAGTTCAGATAAAGAAAGGATTGTTTAATCCTGCAACCGATAGTTTATTCATAAGCGGCGGTTTCAACGGATGGGGTACAGATAATATGATGACCGATCCGGATAATGATTCGCTTTTCACATATTCGCTACATCAGGATAGCAGCGGCAACAATTTAGAATTTAAATTCCGATATGCACACAGTGGCGCTATGAATTGGGAAAGTGTTTCAAATCGTAATTATCTCGTACCGGATGGGAATAGCACCTACTATGCATGGTACAACAACGACAGTGTATTTGTGCAACAATATGATATAACTGTAACATTCTCATGCAACATGGAATTGGAAAGATTGTCGGGCAGATTCAATCCGTCAGTAGATACCGTTTCAGTGAACGGAGATTTCAACGGATGGTCAGCGAAGACAACGATACTGACACCGAATCCATTGAACCCTGATTTATATGAAGGTACAGCGGTAATCCGCCGCGGACTTGGCGAATCGATAGAATTCAAATTCTGGTACACACCAAACAATTGGGAAAGTGTATCGAACCGTCATTATACA
It contains:
- a CDS encoding PorV/PorQ family protein, encoding MMNKIIVLMLLITVPIFGQTKVGSTAAPFLNVGMGPRAISMGGAFAATANDVSTLYWNPAGASRMESNGALFLHSTWFADITYNWAGSIVNLGSYGAVGLSVTYLDYGKMEVTTLSEQEGTGEYFSAQDIALSITYSYNLTDRFSIGMNGKYINQKIWNSSASAFAVDLGTLFISDFYGIRIGASISNFGTDMQLDGKDLYVLYDINPNIHGNNDQILTKLKTDTYPLPLVFRVGIAKDVSIGNHSRLTIAADAIHPNDNAESVNFGGEYSFNENIFFRAGYKSLFLTNSEEGLNVGFGLKYEVADKIFLNLDYAYQDFGKLNYTQQFGLGIQF